tgtttttatatgtcatAGGTATTGGAATGTTGAAGCACTTATAAGACTAATAAGACAATAAAAATAGCATAGTGCCCTAAAGATCCATAGAAAGGGCTTACAGCTTACATAGAGTATACAAATATTGTATTCTTCGGTTGTATATTGTAGGCCTTTGCATCATTTCTGCTTGTTTGCCACCATTTATATGATGTTCAAGTAGAGAACCCTTCCAATGCTTCCTACATTTCTGCTAATTTCTATGACTATTTTGGGAATCACCACTGTCATAGGGTCAATTGGCAATTCAATTATCATTGCCGTCAATATCACAGACAAAATCAAGGGTAAAGTTCTCAGTCCATCAGATCAGATCTTGCTAATGATGGGCTTATTCAATGTCTTATTTCAGTTCATAATGATCATCAATGATTTTCTCAGCTTCCTTGATAGTGATTTTTACTTCTCTGAAATGGTTTATATTCTATTCTCAGCTATTATCAATTTCCCAGTGTTTACCAGTTTCTGGTTAACTGCATGTCTATCTATCAGCTACTGTTTCCAGATTGTCATCTTCACTCATCCATTCCTTGTGAGGCTCAAGTTTGCGGTTTTCCAGTTTATTCCACGGCTTCTTATTACTTCAGTTCTTATATCACTGGCAACGTGTATACCTGTGATCTGGAACACAATCATGTATGATCAACGATTCAACATGACAACTAATCAGACTATGGAAGCCTTTTCTCCTCACTTGACTGTGGAGTATCTGATCATCAGTAACCTCATTAGTTGTTCTCTGCCACTAGTCTTAGCCGGAGTTGCCAATGGTTTGATTATCAAGTCTCTTGTAGCTCACACTAACAAGGCAGTCAGGAATGCTAAAGGAGATCTTAATGCCCGAACAGAAGGTCAAGTACGGGCAGCGAGGACAATAAGTTGCCTTCTTTTCATCTATGTTTGTTTCTATATATCGGAATTACTATTGTTTACTGAAATGTTTCAACCAAGTAGTCCAGCAATATGTGTTTGTTTGGTGATCATTTACAGTTATTCTCCTGCTCAGTCTATTGTCCTTATTTTAGGAAGCCCCAAACTGAAACAAGCTTCTGTCAGTATAATTCATTGCCTTCAAGGTTTCAATAATGAAGTGGACACTTCACCAAGTGTTGCATTTATCAAGCTTAATATTAAGAGGTCAGCGACCTTTCCAAGACAACAGAATAGGCAACAGAATACAGAGGAAAATTGTGACGGTGACACTAAAAGATGTTGatcaaaccttaaaggggttttccagctttGAGGACTTGATTAACTGTCAACcccagcctgttgtacctgttaaaaaattatactcacctgctTCCTGCTGCTCATATCTGGTAAACTAGCTCCCTTATGGTTTTCTGATAAATGGTGTCACGTGAGCTGcagcagtcaatgactggcctcagtggtgacttgTCCTCAACCGGCACATCAAAGCTGGATCATGTTCCACTTGGGAAcatgtcactgctgggaacaCTTATTGACTGCAGTGGTGCATGTGATTCCATCTGTCTGGAAGTTTACAGGAAGAGAACCGGAAGACTACTGGAGGGAGGCAGGAACCCAGAGAAGAAGTATAACAGGCTAGTCTTCAATGGTGGTAATCATACCTCTacattagggtctattcacacgaccgtacgaatgggtctgcatccgttccgcaattttgcgtaacgggtgtggggccattcatttcaatggggccgcaaaagatgtccgcatccgttgttccattctgaagctccgcaaaaatatagagcatgtcctatacttgtccgcaatcgtggacaagaataggcatttctatatagtgccggccatgtgtggtctgcatccgtgttttgcggatccacaattttcagactgcaaaacacatatggtcagtcatgtgaatgtagcctaatactaTACATCTTCTTATGGAAGGCATGACCACTACCCAGCCGATGTGAAAACTTGTTTTATATTGTACTTTTATTTTACTTGTTTTATTGTACTTGTTTTATATTGTATtattgtaagttttacacaataaaatcatttttgaaaccaaaaaaatcatgttttagtgtctccatattctgagagccatatattttttttattttttcggcaattgtcttaggtggggtttcattttttgcgggatgagatgatggtttaatgGGTACTATTTTAAGGTGTGTACAATCacttggtattaaactttttgtgatgtagggtgacaaaaaatagcttttttttttacactgtttttattctatttttttactgtgttcatctgaggggttaggtcatgtgatattttaatataccTGGTTGTTACGCacacggcgatatctaatatgtaaactttttattttttcacttttaacacgCTAAAAGCATTTTtctaacaaaaaaatcatgttttattgtctccatattctgagagcaatagtttatttttattttttgcctgattgttttatgtagaggctcattttttgcgggatgaggtgacatttgattggtactattttgggtggcatacgcctttttaatcacttggtgttgcactttttgtgatgtgaggtgacaaaaaattattgtttcagcacagtttttattttattttttctacagcgTTCAGATGAGGGgtgtatcatgtgatattttcatagagccggtcattacggacgcgtcaatacccaatatgcctggttttcttttttttcttttttttacaattttctgtgttttattttgggaaattacatatatatatttattttactttttgtaactactttttatttttgtcccactctgggacctcaacctctggggtctgatcccctctgcaatgtattacaatacatcctgtattgtagtacattgcatgtcagcttgtatgctgacagcctgcctgtgagacccagcctaaggactGGTTCTCACAGGCTttcgtagaaggcaagccccgatgcctatgaAAGTGCAGTgcaccacggggacccgatgggaatgcggagggcacccgtaccctctGCAAACCATTTGCAAACTGCCTGTCTTTACCAATGCCAGCATATgaagcaggggcccagctatcagtgactgccaggtccgtgccgctgatcggacgggcgcagctcctgcacccgtccGATCagcccaccgtacatgtacggcgagggtccttaaccacctcccgaccgctgtacgcgtatatgcgtccgggaggtggttgctttattcctcctggacgcatatacgcgtcttctcgcgagacgcgagatttcctgtgaacgcgcgcgcacaggcgcgcgcgctcacaggaacagaaggtaagcgagtggatctccagcctgccagcggcgatcgctcgctggcaggctggagatccgaattttttaacccctaacaggtatattagacgctgttttcataacagcgtctaatatacctcctacctggtcctctggtggtcccttttgttaggatcgaccaccagaggactcaggtaggtcagtacagtcccaccaaacaccacactacacccccccgccccggtcacttattaaccccttataaacccctgatcacccatgatcaccccatataaactccctgatcacccccctgtcattgatcaccgccctgtcattgatcacccccctgtcaggctccgttcagacgtccgtatgatttttacggatccacggatacatggatcggatccgcaaaaagcatacggacgtctgaatggagccttacaggggggtgatcaatgacaggcgggtgatcacccatatacactccctgatcaccccctgtcattgatcacccccctgtcattgatcacccccctgtaaggctccattcagacgtccgcatgatttttacggatccgatccatgtatccatggatccgtaaaaatcatgcggacgtctgaatggagccttacagggggggtgatcagtgacaggggggtgatcaccctgattaccctgatcaccccctgtcattgataacccccctgtaaggctccattcagacgtccgcatgcgttctgtggatccgatccatgtatccatggatccgtaaaaaatcatgcggatgtctgaatggagccttacagggggggtgatcagtgacaggggggtgatcaccctgatcatcccctgtcattgataacccccctgtaaggctccattcagacgtccgcatgcgttttgtggatccgatccatgtatccatggatccgtaaaaaatcatgcggatgtctgaatggagccttacagggggggtgatcagtgacaggggggtgatcaccctgattaccctgatcaccccctgtcattgataacccccctgtaaggctccattcagacgtccgcatgcgttctgtggatccgatccatgtatccatggatccgtaaaaaatcatgcggatgtctgaatggagccttacagggggggtgatcagtgacgggggggtgatcaccctgattaccctgatcaccccctgtcattgataacccccctgtaaggctccattcagacgtccgcatgcgttctgtggatccgatccatatatccatggatccgtaaaaaatcatgcggatgtctgaatggagccttacagggggggtgatcagtgacaggggggtgatcaccctgattaccctgatcaccccctgtcattgataacccccctgtaaggctccattcagacgtccgcatgcgttctgtggatccgatccatgtatccatggatccgtaaaaaatcatgcggatgtctgaatggagccttacagggggggtgatcagtgacaggggggtgattaccctgatcaccccctgtcattgataacccccctgtaaggctccattcagacgtccgcatgcgttctgtggatccgatccatgtatccatggatccgtaaaaaatcatgcggatgtctgaatggagccttacaggggggtgatcaatgacaggggggtgatcagggagtctatatgggtgatcacccccctgtcattgatcacccccccctggtaaggctccattcagacattttttttggcacaagttagcggaaattttttgtttgtttttgtttttgttttttcttacaaagtctcatattccactaacttgtgtcaaaaaataaaatctcacatgaactcaccatacccctcacggaatccaaatgcgtaaacatttttagacatttatattccagacttcttctcacgctttagggcccctaaaaagccagggcagtataaataccccacatgtgaccccattttggaaagaagagaccccaaggtattccgtgaggggcatattgagtccatgaaagattgaaatttttgtcctaagttagcggaaagtgagactttgtgagaaaaaaacaaaaaaaaaatcaatatccgctaacttatgcaaaaaaaaaaaataattctaggaactcgccatgcccctcattgaataccttggggtgtcttctttccaaagtggggtcacatgtggggtatttatactgccctggctttttaggggcccgaaagtgtgagaagaagtctgggatccaaatgtctaaaaatgccctcctaaaaggaatttgggccgctttgcgcatctaggctgcaaaaaagtgtcacacatctggtatcgccgtactcaggagaagttggggaatgtgttttggggtgtcattttacatatacccatgctgggtgagaaaaatatcttggtcaaatgccaactttgtataaaaaaaatgggaaaagttgtcttttgccaagatatttctctcacccagcatgggtatatgtaaaatgaccccccaaaacacattgcccaacttctcctgagtacggcgataccagatgtgtgacacttttttgcagccaaggtgggcaaaggggcacctttcggatttcgcaggccattttttacacattttgattgcaaggtacttctcacacatttgggcccctaaattgccagggcagtataactacgccacaagtgaccccattttggaaagaagacaccccatggtattccgtgaggggcatggcgagttcctagaattttttattttttgtcgcaagttagtggaatatgagactttgtaagggaaaaagaaaaaaaaagaaaaatcatcattttccgctaaattgtgacaaaaaataaaaaattctaggaactcgccgtgccccccacggaataccttggggtgtcttctttccaaaatggggtcacttgtggcgtagttatactgccctggcaatttaggggcccatatgtgtgagaagtactttgcaatcaaaatctgtaaaaaatgaccggtgaaatccgaaaggtgcactttggaatatgtgcccctttgcccaccttggcagcaaaaaagtgtgacacatctggtatcgccgtactcaggagaagttgggcaatgtgttttggggtgtcattttacatatacccatgctgggtgagaaaaatatcttggtcaaatgccaactttgtataaaaaaatgggaaaagttgtcttttgccaagatatttctctcacccagcatgggtatatgtaaaatgacacaccaaatcacattccccaacttctcctgagtacggtgataccagatgtgtgacacttttttgatgccaaggtgggcaaaggggcacatattccaaagtgcacctttcggatttcaccggtcattttttacagattttgattgcaaagtacttctcacacatatgggcccctaaattgccagggcagtataactacgccacaagtgaccccattttggaaagaagacaccccatggtattccgtgaggggcatggcgagttcctagaattttttattttttgtcgcaagttagtggaatatgagactttgtaaggaaaaaagagaaaaaaaaaaaatcatcattttccgctaacttgtgacaaaaaataaaaaattctaggaactcgccatgcccctcacggaataccttggggtgtcttctttccaaaatggggtcacttgtggcgtagttatactgccctggcaatttaggggcccaaatgtgtgagaagaactttgcaatcaaaatgtgtaaaaaatgccctgcaaaatccgaaaggtgcactttggaatatgtgcccctttgcccaccttggcagcaaaaaagtgtgacacatctggtatcgccgtactcaggagaagttgggcaatgtgttttggggtgtcattttacatatacccatgctgggtgagaaaaatatcttggtcaaatgccaactttgtataaaaaaaatgggaaaagttgtcttttgccaagatatttctctcacccagcatgggtatatgtaaaatgacaccccgaaacacattccccaacttctcctgagtacggcgataccagatgtgtgacacttttttgatgccaaggtgggcaaaggggcacatattccaaagtgcacctttcggatttcaccggtcattttttacacattttgattgcaaggtacttctcacacatatgggcccctaaattgccagggcagtataactacgccacaagtgaccccattttggaaagaagacaccccaaggtattccgtgaggggcatggcgagttcctagaattttttattttttgtcgcaagttagtggaatatgagactttgtaaggaaaaaagagaagaaaaaaaaaatcatcattttccgctaacttgtgacaaaaaataaaaaattctaggaactcgccatgcccctcacggaataccttggggtgtcttctttccaaaatggggtcacttgtggcgtagttatactgccctggcaatttaggggcccaaatgtgtgagaagtaccttgcaatcaaaatgtgtaaaaaatggcctgcgaaacccgaaaggtgcactttggaatatgtgcccctttgaccaccttggcatcaaaaaagtgtgacacatctggtatcgccgtactcaggagaagttggggaatgtgttttggggtgtcattttacatataaccatgctgggtgagagaaatatcttggcaaaagacaacttttcccatttttttatacaaagttggcatttgaccaagatatttttctcacccagcatgggtatatgtaaaatgacaccccaaaacacattccccaacttctcctgagtacggcgataccagatgtgtcacacttttttgctgccaaggtgggcaaaggggcgcatattccaaagtgcaccttttggatttcaccggtcattttttacacattttgattgcaaagttcttctcacatatttgggcccctaaattgccagggcagtataactaccccacaagtgaccccattttggaaagaagacaccccaaggtattctgtgaggggcatggcgagttcctagaattttttattttttgtcgcaagttagtggaatatgagactttgtaagaaaaaaaaaaaaataataatcatcatcattttccgctaacttgtgacaaaaaataaaaagttctatgaactcactatgcccatcagcgaataccttagggtgtctactttccgaaatggggtcatttgtggggtttttctactgtttgggcattgtagaacctcaggaaacatgacaggtgctcagaaagtcagagctgtttcaaaaagcggaaattcacatttttgtaccatagtttgtaaatgctataacttttacccaaaccattttttttttgcccaaacctttttttattatcaaagacatgtagaacaataaatttggcgaaaaatttttatatggatgtcgttttttttgcaaaattttacagctgaaagtgaaaaatgtcatttttttgctaaaaaatcgttacattttgattaataacaaaaaaagtaaaaatgccagcagcaatgaaataccaccaaatgaaagctccattagtgagaagaaaaggaggtaaaatccatttgggtggtaagttgcatgaccgagcgataaacggtgaaagtagtgtagtgccgaagtgtaaaaagtgctctggtcatgaagggggtttcacctagcggggctgaagtggttaagggggttAAGGTTTTGAGTTATTATTTACTTTATTTACAGATGTAAGTTGAAACTGTTGACGGATCTGTGGTTAGATGACCTCGTAACAGTATGCAGGTCCTGAACTCAGAGGAGAGCTGTTTTTGGTCAGGCACATGTGTCTGCAGTAGGTGCTGGGGATACCTGTGCTTGTGATGTGTGGTGCAGTAGTTGCTGAGGATACCTGTGCTTGTGATGTGTGGTGCAGTAGTTGCTGGGGATACCTGTGCTTGTGATGTGTGGTGCAGTAGTTGCTGGGGATACCTGTGCTTGTGATGTGTGGTGCAGTAGTTGCTGGGGATACATGTGCTTGTGATGTGTGGTGCAGTAGTTGCTGGGGATACCTGTGCTTGTGATGTGTGGTGCAGTAGTTGCTGGGGATACCTGTGCTTGTGATGTGTGGTGCAGTAGTTGCTGAGGATACCTGTGCTTGTGATGTGTGGTGCAGTAGTTGCTGAGGATACCTGTGCTTGTGATGTGTGGTGCAGTAGTTGCTGGGGATACCTGTGCTTGTGATGTGTGGTGCAGTAGTTGCTGAGGATACCTGTGCTTGTGATGTGTGGTGCAGTAGTTGCTGGGGATACCTGTGCTTGTGATGTGTGGTGCAGTAGTTGCTGGGGATACCTGTGCTTGTGATGTGTGGTGCAGTAGTTGCTGGGGATACCTGTGCTTGTGATGTGTGGTGCAGTAGTTGCTGAGGATACCTGTGCTTGTGATGTGTGGTGCAGTAGTTGCTGGGGATACCTGTGCTTGTGATGTGTGGTGCAGTAGTTGCTGGGGATACCTGTGCTTGTGATGTGTGGTGCAGTAGTTGCTGGGGATACCTGTGCTTGTGATGTGTGGTGCAGTAGTTGCTGAGGATACCTGTGCTTGTGATGTGTGGTGCAGTAGTTGCTGAGGATACCTGTGCTTGTGATGTGTGGAGCAGTAGTTGCTGAGGATACCTGTGCTTGTGATGTGTGGTGCAGTAGTTGCTGGGGATACCTGTGCTTGTGATGTGTGGTGCAGTAGTTGCTGAGGATACCTGTGCTTGTGATGTGTGGTGCAGTAGTTGCTGAGGATACCTGTGCTTTTGATGTGTGGTGCAGTAGTTGCTGGGGATACCTGTGCTTGTGATGTGTGGTGCAGTAGTTGCTGGGGATACCTGTGCTTGTGATGTGTGGTGCAGTAGTTGCTGGGGATACCTGTGCTTGTGATGTGTGGTGCAGTAGTTGCTGGGGATACCTGTGCTTGTGATGTGTGGTGCAGTAGTTGCTGAGGATACTTGTGCTTGTGATGTGTGGTGCAGTAGTTGCTAAGGATACCTGTGCTTGTGATGTGTGGTGCAGTAGTTGCTGAGGATACCTGTGCTTTTGATGTGTGGTGCAGTAGTTGCTGGGGATACCTGTGCTTGTGATGTGTGGTGCAGTAGTTGCTGGGGATACCTGCGCTTGTGATGTGTGGTGCAGTAGTTGCTGGGGATACCTGTGCTTGTGATGTGTGGTGCAGTAGTTGCTGGGGATACCTGTGCTTGTGATGTGTGGTGCAGTAGTTGCTGAGGATACCTGTGCTTGTGATGTGTGGTGCAGTAGTTGCTGAGGATACTTGTGCTTGTGATGTGTGGTGCAGTAGTTGCTGAGGATACCTGTGCTTGTGATGTGTGGTGGAGTAGTTGCTGAGGATACCTGTGCTTGTGATGTGTGGTGCAGTAGTTGCTGGGGATACCTGTGCTTGTGATGTGTGGTGCAGTAGTTGCTGGGGATACCTGTGCTTGTGATGTGTGGTGCAGTAGTTGCTGGGGATACCTGTGCTTGTGATGTGTAGTGCAATAGTTGCTGGGGATACCTGTGCTTGTGATGTGTGGTGCAGTAGTTGCTGGGGATACCTGTGCTTGTGATGTGTGGTGCAGTAGTTGCTGAGGATACCTGTGCTTGTGATGTGTGGTGCAGTAGTTGCTGGGGATACCTGTGCTTGTGATGTGTGGTGCAGTAGTTGCTGAGGATACTTGTGCTTGTGATGTGTGGTGCAGTAGTTGCTGAGGATACCTGTGCTTGTGATGTGTGGTGGAGTAGTTGCTGAGGATACCTGTGCTTGTGATGTGTGGTGCAGTAGTTGCTGGGGATACCTGTGCTTGTGATGTGTGGTGCAGTAGTTGCTGGGGATACCTGTGCTTGTGATGTGTGGTGCAATAGTTGCTGGGGATACCTGTGCTTGTGATGTGTGGTGCAGTAGTTGCTGGGGATACCTGTGCTTGTGATGTGTGGTGCAGTAGTTGCTGAGGATACCTGTGCTTGTGATGTGTGGTGCAGTAGTTGCTGGGGATACCTGTGCTTGTGATGTGTGGTGCAGTAGTTGCTGGGGATACCTGTGCTTGTGATGTGTGGTGCAGTATTTGCTGAGGATACCTGTGCTTGTGATGTGTGGTGCAGTAGTTGCTGGGGATACCTGTGCTTGTGATGTGTGGTGCAGTAGTTGCTGGGGATACCTGTGCTTGTGATGTGTGGTGCAGTAGTTGCTGAGGATACCTGTGCTTGTGATGTGTGGTGCAGTAGTTGATGGGGATACCTGTGCTTGTGATGTGTGGTGCAGTAGTTGCTGGGGATACCTGTGCTTGTGATGTGTGGTGCAGTAGTTGCTGAGGATACCTGTGCTTGTGATGTGTGGTGCAGTAGTTGCTGGGGATACCTGTGCTTGTGATGTGTGGTGCAGTAGTTGCTGAGGATACCTGTGCTTGTGATGTGTGGTGCAGTAGTTGCTGGGGATACCTGTGCTTGTGATGTGTGGTGCAGTAGTTGCTGAGGATACCTGTGCTTGTGATGTGTGGTGCAGTAGTTGCTGGGGATACCTGTGCTTGTGATGTGTGGTGCAGTAGTTGCTGGGGATACCTGTGCTTGTGATGTGTGGTGCAGTAGTTGCTGAGGATACCTGTGCTTGTGATGTGTGGTGCAGTAGTTGCTGGGGATACCTGTGCTTGTGATGTGTGGTGCAGTAGTTGCTGGGGATACCTGTGCTTGTGATGTGTGGTGCAGTAGTTGCTGAGGATACCTGTGCTTGTGATGTGTGGTG
This portion of the Bufo gargarizans isolate SCDJY-AF-19 chromosome 1, ASM1485885v1, whole genome shotgun sequence genome encodes:
- the LOC122928275 gene encoding taste receptor type 2 member 40-like codes for the protein MLPTFLLISMTILGITTVIGSIGNSIIIAVNITDKIKGKVLSPSDQILLMMGLFNVLFQFIMIINDFLSFLDSDFYFSEMVYILFSAIINFPVFTSFWLTACLSISYCFQIVIFTHPFLVRLKFAVFQFIPRLLITSVLISLATCIPVIWNTIMYDQRFNMTTNQTMEAFSPHLTVEYLIISNLISCSLPLVLAGVANGLIIKSLVAHTNKAVRNAKGDLNARTEGQVRAARTISCLLFIYVCFYISELLLFTEMFQPSSPAICVCLVIIYSYSPAQSIVLILGSPKLKQASVSIIHCLQGFNNEVDTSPSVAFIKLNIKRSATFPRQQNRQQNTEENCDGDTKRC